A part of Rhodoligotrophos appendicifer genomic DNA contains:
- a CDS encoding GcvT family protein, with translation MSSRIPERADVVIIGGGIVGCSIAYHLTRIGITNVVLLERKTLTCGTTWHAAGLVGQLRATRNLTELAKYTTELFRGLEAETGMATGFKQNGSIAVALNEGRLEEFLRGASMGRSFGLEVEALSAGDIKERLPHLNGDGVVGGVFLPNDGQINPIDATQAFAAGARQKGAKVLEGVKVERVLTENRRAVGVVTAEGEIRSDKVVITAGMWSRELARPLGVHLPLHAAEHFYIVTEAIAELPRNMPVTRVPDEYAYYKEDAGKLLLGAFEPNAKPWGMEGIAEDHAFETLPMDMDHFEPVLEFAVSRMPMLETAGISLFFNGPESFTPDDRYLLGETPNVKDLFVATGFNSIGIQSSGGVGKVLSQWIKDGHPPIDLADVDIRRMHPFQSNRSYLRDRTTETLGLLYAMHWPFRQVESARGVRRSPFHDRLVAAGACMGEMSGWERPNWFAAPGTRPDYEYSYGRQNWFDNTGAEARALRDKVALFDQSSFAKFLVQGRDACRILDRISANKIDVAPGRLVYTQWLNERGGIEADLTITRLAESEFMVVTGGANQIRDLTWLKRHIPDDAHCMVTDITAGLPMLGVMGPQARALLQSLTGEDLSNAAFPFGTSKEIEIGYARVRASRITYVGELGWELYIPGEFAAHVFETITAAGEDFGLAHGGYHLMNSARMEKGYRHWGHDIGDEDTPIEAGLGFAVAYDKPGGFIGDMVLKRQREANRQPKRMVAVALQDDGPAAPMMYHEEPILRDGRIIGSTTSGMWGHRLGKSLALGYVRHEDGVTAEFLKEGSFEVEIAWKRYPAVVQLQPFYDPKSERVKA, from the coding sequence ATGTCCAGCCGGATCCCAGAACGTGCCGATGTCGTCATCATCGGCGGCGGAATCGTCGGCTGCTCGATCGCCTATCACCTCACCCGCATCGGCATCACCAATGTGGTGCTGCTGGAGCGCAAGACGCTCACCTGCGGCACGACATGGCATGCGGCAGGCCTGGTGGGACAGCTGCGTGCAACGCGCAATCTCACGGAGCTCGCAAAATATACAACGGAGCTGTTTCGTGGGCTGGAGGCCGAGACCGGCATGGCCACCGGCTTCAAGCAAAACGGCTCCATCGCCGTTGCGCTGAACGAAGGGCGGCTCGAGGAATTCCTGCGCGGCGCTTCCATGGGCCGCAGCTTCGGACTCGAGGTCGAGGCCCTGTCGGCGGGCGACATCAAAGAGCGGCTGCCGCATCTCAACGGGGATGGCGTGGTCGGCGGGGTCTTTCTCCCCAATGACGGCCAGATCAATCCGATCGACGCCACCCAGGCCTTTGCCGCCGGCGCCCGGCAGAAAGGCGCCAAGGTCCTGGAGGGCGTCAAGGTCGAGCGCGTGCTGACCGAGAACAGACGGGCCGTGGGCGTGGTGACGGCGGAAGGCGAGATCCGCAGCGACAAGGTAGTGATCACCGCGGGCATGTGGTCGCGCGAGCTCGCAAGGCCGCTCGGGGTCCATCTGCCGCTGCATGCGGCGGAGCATTTCTACATCGTCACCGAGGCGATCGCGGAGCTGCCACGCAATATGCCGGTGACCCGCGTGCCGGACGAATATGCCTATTACAAGGAGGATGCCGGCAAGCTGCTGCTGGGGGCCTTCGAGCCGAATGCGAAGCCCTGGGGAATGGAGGGGATCGCCGAGGATCACGCCTTCGAGACGCTCCCCATGGACATGGACCATTTCGAGCCGGTGCTGGAATTTGCGGTGTCGCGCATGCCGATGCTCGAGACGGCGGGCATCTCGCTGTTCTTCAACGGCCCCGAGAGCTTCACTCCCGATGATCGCTATCTGCTCGGGGAGACGCCGAATGTGAAGGATCTGTTCGTCGCCACCGGCTTCAATTCGATCGGGATCCAGTCCTCCGGCGGCGTCGGCAAGGTGCTGAGCCAGTGGATCAAAGACGGCCATCCGCCCATCGATCTGGCGGATGTGGACATCCGGAGGATGCATCCGTTCCAATCGAACCGCAGCTATCTGCGGGACCGGACGACCGAGACGCTGGGGCTGCTCTATGCCATGCACTGGCCGTTCCGGCAGGTGGAGAGCGCACGCGGCGTGCGGCGTTCGCCCTTCCACGACCGGCTTGTGGCCGCGGGCGCCTGCATGGGCGAGATGAGCGGCTGGGAGCGGCCCAACTGGTTTGCCGCCCCCGGCACCAGGCCCGACTATGAGTATTCCTATGGGCGACAGAACTGGTTCGACAACACCGGCGCCGAGGCCCGCGCGCTGCGGGACAAAGTGGCCCTGTTCGATCAGTCGAGCTTTGCAAAATTCCTGGTGCAGGGCCGAGATGCCTGCCGCATCCTGGACCGCATTTCCGCCAACAAGATCGATGTGGCTCCCGGCCGGCTCGTCTATACCCAATGGCTCAACGAGCGCGGCGGCATCGAGGCGGATCTGACGATCACCCGATTGGCGGAGAGCGAGTTCATGGTGGTGACCGGCGGCGCCAACCAGATCCGCGACCTGACATGGCTCAAACGGCATATTCCCGACGATGCCCACTGCATGGTGACGGACATCACGGCGGGGCTGCCGATGCTGGGGGTCATGGGCCCCCAAGCCCGCGCGCTCCTGCAGTCGCTCACCGGCGAAGACCTGTCGAATGCGGCCTTTCCCTTCGGGACGTCGAAGGAGATCGAGATCGGCTATGCCAGGGTGCGCGCCTCGCGCATCACCTATGTCGGCGAACTCGGATGGGAGCTCTATATTCCGGGCGAGTTCGCGGCCCATGTCTTCGAGACGATTACCGCGGCCGGCGAGGATTTCGGTCTCGCCCATGGCGGCTATCACCTCATGAATTCGGCGCGGATGGAAAAAGGCTACCGGCATTGGGGCCACGATATCGGCGACGAGGACACCCCCATCGAAGCAGGGCTCGGCTTTGCGGTTGCCTATGACAAGCCCGGAGGGTTCATCGGGGACATGGTGCTCAAGAGGCAGCGGGAGGCCAATCGGCAGCCGAAGCGCATGGTGGCGGTCGCCTTGCAGGATGACGGCCCGGCGGCGCCCATGATGTATCACGAGGAGCCCATCCTCAGGGACGGACGCATCATCGGATCGACCACCAGCGGCATGTGGGGCCACCGCCTGGGCAAGTCGCTGGCGCTCGGCTATGTCCGCCACGAGGATGGCGTGACGGCGGAGTTCCTGAAAGAGGGCAGCTTCGAGGTGGAGATCGCCTGGAAGCGCTACCCGGCCGTCGTGCAGCTGCAGCCGTTCTACGACCCGAAATCGGAGCGGGTGAAGGCCTGA
- a CDS encoding rhodanese-like domain-containing protein, which yields MYKGDVTPEQAFAALEAKGNAVLVDVRTEPEWGYVGMPAVDNLLRISWQAYPTMQVNGGFVDQVKAAGVSADAEIYLLCRSGVRSAAAASALAASGFANAYNVAGGFEGDRDMDGHRGKVNGWKHAGLPWVQG from the coding sequence ATGTACAAAGGCGATGTGACGCCTGAACAAGCCTTTGCCGCGCTTGAGGCGAAGGGGAACGCGGTTCTGGTGGACGTGCGCACCGAACCGGAATGGGGCTACGTCGGCATGCCGGCTGTCGATAATCTTTTGCGCATTTCCTGGCAGGCCTATCCCACCATGCAGGTGAATGGCGGCTTCGTGGACCAGGTAAAGGCCGCCGGAGTGTCGGCAGATGCCGAGATCTATCTGCTCTGCCGTTCGGGCGTCCGCTCCGCGGCGGCGGCGTCCGCATTGGCCGCCTCCGGCTTCGCCAACGCCTATAACGTCGCTGGCGGTTTCGAGGGAGACCGGGACATGGACGGTCATCGGGGCAAGGTGAACGGCTGGAAACACGCCGGCCTCCCATGGGTTCAGGGGTGA
- the metZ gene encoding O-succinylhomoserine sulfhydrylase — MTKDSSDRGRADPAAWGEATRLVRGGLSRSPHGETSEALYLNSGFVYPDAETAAARFAGEAEGYVYARYGNPTVTMFEERLRLLEGAEACYGTASGMSAVFGALACQLRAGDHIVASRALFGSCYQIITAILPRFGITYTLVDSGDLDQWRKAFTRQTKCAFLESPSNPGLEIIDLEAVSHIAHEHGAMVVVDNVFATPVLQKPMTLGADIVVYSGTKHIDGQGRCLGGAILSTAKFKEEQLKPFLRHTGPSLSPFNAWVMLKGLETLKLRVLAQCAAAERIALALQDMAAVERVLYPTLPSHPQRDLAMRQMKAGGTLVTFFVKGGRARAFDALRQLRIIDISNNLGDAKSLITHPASTTHRNIGEEARATMGITEGMLRLSVGLEEVEDLLSDLSNALS; from the coding sequence GTGACCAAGGACAGTTCTGACCGCGGCCGGGCAGATCCCGCCGCCTGGGGTGAGGCGACACGGCTGGTGCGGGGCGGCTTGAGCCGTTCACCGCACGGGGAGACGTCGGAGGCTCTCTACCTCAATTCGGGCTTCGTCTATCCGGACGCAGAGACCGCTGCCGCGAGGTTTGCCGGCGAGGCGGAAGGCTATGTCTACGCCCGCTACGGCAATCCCACCGTCACCATGTTCGAGGAGCGCTTGCGTCTTCTGGAAGGCGCGGAGGCCTGTTACGGTACCGCCAGCGGCATGTCGGCCGTCTTCGGCGCCCTGGCCTGCCAGCTGCGCGCCGGCGATCACATCGTTGCCTCCCGGGCTTTGTTCGGGTCCTGCTATCAGATCATCACAGCGATTCTGCCGCGTTTCGGGATCACCTACACCCTCGTCGACAGCGGCGATCTCGACCAGTGGCGCAAGGCCTTCACCCGCCAGACGAAATGCGCCTTTTTGGAGAGCCCTTCCAATCCCGGCTTAGAGATCATCGACCTTGAAGCGGTCTCCCACATCGCCCATGAGCATGGCGCCATGGTGGTGGTGGACAATGTCTTTGCCACCCCCGTCCTGCAGAAGCCGATGACCCTGGGCGCCGACATCGTCGTCTATTCCGGCACCAAGCATATCGACGGCCAGGGCCGCTGTCTGGGTGGGGCGATCCTGTCGACGGCCAAGTTCAAGGAAGAGCAGCTGAAGCCCTTCCTCCGCCATACCGGTCCCTCGCTCAGCCCCTTCAATGCCTGGGTGATGCTGAAGGGACTGGAGACCCTGAAGCTGCGCGTTCTTGCTCAATGCGCCGCCGCCGAGCGGATCGCCTTGGCGTTGCAGGACATGGCTGCTGTCGAGCGGGTCTTGTATCCCACCTTGCCAAGCCATCCCCAGAGGGATCTGGCGATGCGACAGATGAAGGCCGGTGGCACTCTCGTCACCTTCTTCGTCAAGGGTGGCCGCGCCCGCGCGTTCGACGCCCTTCGGCAGCTGCGCATCATCGACATCTCCAACAATCTCGGCGATGCCAAGTCGCTCATCACCCATCCGGCGAGCACCACTCACAGGAATATCGGCGAAGAGGCGAGGGCGACCATGGGGATTACCGAAGGCATGCTGCGCCTGTCGGTCGGGCTTGAGGAGGTTGAGGATCTGCTCAGCGATCTTTCGAATGCGCTAAGCTGA
- a CDS encoding SPOR domain-containing protein, which produces MSTVAFLRQSTVVAGLVLALAGPAVAAGSTSSNTVEQLSEAASAALQKGDLKRAIEQFSAVIGTPGIAREAKAKAELNRGLAYQRQGLHAKAAEDYGDALALDALDARTRAIALYNRGLAYRKLNQPGLAIEDFTNALFLNATFAEAYMSRGLVMRESNKPYYALSDFHKAIENDFSRPQLAYFARALVFEELGRTDDAKNELNRALMAKPDFAEARQKLASLGGPAFGDASAEVRPASISSSGAETLGQQVASVDSAMITGSVGAAGQAGTGSNLPTAVTPPAHLLDDDAPRPAKVASIAPLASIKSRKPAAAQATATLLATSEATPAQPEPKRVKVATAETAAPVSDASPSPIASAPLASAEPKGWLIQLSSAQNEAGAWGVWKKLSAKHETVLKDQQAVVMRADLGAKGIFYRLRLAGFDSQKEAAKTCGSLKSRGLSCFVTKSD; this is translated from the coding sequence ATGAGCACGGTAGCGTTTTTGCGGCAGAGCACAGTGGTGGCGGGACTGGTCCTGGCCTTGGCGGGACCGGCCGTTGCAGCTGGTAGCACTTCATCCAACACGGTTGAGCAACTTTCCGAGGCAGCCAGCGCTGCGCTGCAGAAGGGCGATCTCAAGCGGGCCATCGAGCAATTTAGCGCGGTAATCGGCACGCCGGGCATCGCCAGGGAGGCCAAGGCCAAGGCTGAGCTTAATCGTGGGCTCGCCTATCAGCGCCAGGGTCTGCACGCCAAGGCCGCCGAGGACTATGGCGATGCCTTGGCTCTGGATGCCCTGGATGCCCGCACCCGGGCGATCGCCCTTTACAATCGCGGACTGGCCTATCGCAAGCTCAACCAGCCCGGATTGGCGATCGAGGACTTCACGAACGCGCTGTTCCTCAACGCGACCTTTGCGGAAGCCTATATGAGCCGCGGCCTCGTCATGCGCGAGAGCAACAAGCCCTATTACGCGCTGTCGGACTTCCATAAGGCCATCGAGAACGATTTCAGCCGTCCGCAGCTCGCTTATTTCGCACGCGCCTTGGTGTTCGAGGAACTGGGTCGCACCGACGATGCCAAGAACGAGCTGAATCGCGCGCTCATGGCCAAGCCGGACTTTGCCGAGGCCCGACAGAAGCTTGCGAGCCTGGGCGGCCCAGCCTTTGGGGATGCCTCTGCCGAAGTTCGTCCGGCCTCGATCTCCTCATCCGGCGCCGAGACTCTGGGCCAGCAGGTGGCGAGCGTTGACAGCGCCATGATCACTGGTTCGGTCGGTGCGGCGGGCCAAGCGGGGACGGGTTCAAACCTGCCCACGGCCGTGACGCCACCCGCTCATCTGCTTGACGATGATGCACCGCGTCCCGCCAAGGTCGCCTCGATCGCGCCTTTGGCCTCGATCAAGTCGCGCAAGCCTGCAGCCGCGCAAGCCACCGCCACATTGCTGGCGACCAGCGAGGCGACGCCGGCCCAACCGGAGCCCAAGCGGGTGAAGGTCGCGACCGCCGAAACCGCGGCACCGGTCAGCGATGCCTCGCCATCGCCCATCGCCTCGGCGCCGCTTGCCTCTGCTGAGCCGAAGGGATGGTTGATCCAATTGTCCTCGGCCCAGAACGAAGCGGGCGCCTGGGGTGTCTGGAAGAAGCTTTCCGCCAAGCACGAGACTGTTTTGAAGGATCAGCAGGCCGTTGTGATGCGCGCCGATCTGGGGGCCAAGGGCATATTCTATCGGCTGCGGCTGGCGGGGTTCGATAGTCAGAAGGAGGCCGCCAAGACCTGCGGCTCCCTGAAATCGCGCGGTCTCTCCTGTTTCGTCACCAAGTCCGACTGA
- the recG gene encoding ATP-dependent DNA helicase RecG yields MRPSDLNPLFASAVSLPGIGAKVERLLAKLLSSGPRPDKAPVRVVDLLWHLPVVLIDRRLRPKIAELPETGVVTVEVTVSRHLPSSRNSRAPYRIECFDDTSLITLVFFHAHGDYLRKLLPEGSRRFVSGRIEWFGGVPQIAHPDHIVAPEDLDQLPLLEPVYPMTASLAPKTLRKAIEAALTHVPELPEWQDRAWLHRQKWLSFSQSVQRVHHPQEAADLEPNAIARARLAYDELLANQLALSLVRRQLKRASGRRTAGDGHLRDRIAAALPYQLTGAQIFALSEILADMSADQRMLRLLQGDVGSGKTAVALMALAATVEAGFQGALMAPTEILARQHLRTLQPLADAAGLHLAVLTGRDTGVARRKTLERLEAGEIDILIGTHALFQEDVTFRALGLVVIDEQHRFGVHQRLALQAKAGGKADMLVMTATPIPRTLSLTLYGDMDVSRITEKPPGRQKIDTRVTAIERIEEVVGGLDRALAQGQRAYWVCPLVEESEGEDERAAAEARFKALDARFPGRVGVVHGRMKGPDKDAVMARFQAGEISLLVATTVIEVGVDVPEATIMIIENAERFGLAQLHQLRGRVGRGDRPSTCLLLYQGPLSETATARLKIMRETEDGFLIAEEDLRLRGAGEVLGTRQSGLQSFRIANIETHGELLAVARDDAMLVLSRDPDLMGERGQALRTLLYLFERDEAVRLLRAG; encoded by the coding sequence ATGCGTCCGTCGGATCTCAACCCGCTCTTCGCCTCCGCCGTCTCCCTGCCAGGGATCGGCGCCAAGGTGGAACGGTTGCTCGCGAAGCTCCTGTCTTCGGGGCCGCGGCCGGACAAAGCACCGGTGCGGGTTGTCGATCTTCTCTGGCACCTGCCCGTGGTCCTCATCGACCGGAGACTGCGGCCAAAAATCGCCGAGCTGCCGGAGACCGGCGTGGTCACCGTCGAGGTCACGGTCAGCCGCCACCTTCCCAGCAGCCGCAACAGCAGAGCCCCCTACCGAATCGAGTGTTTCGACGACACGTCGCTGATCACCCTCGTCTTCTTCCATGCCCATGGCGATTATCTGCGCAAGCTGCTGCCGGAGGGGTCGCGACGTTTCGTCAGCGGGCGCATCGAATGGTTCGGGGGCGTGCCGCAGATCGCCCATCCCGACCATATCGTGGCGCCGGAAGACCTCGACCAGCTGCCCCTGCTCGAGCCCGTCTATCCCATGACCGCGAGCCTCGCGCCCAAAACCTTGCGAAAGGCGATCGAAGCCGCTCTGACCCATGTGCCTGAGCTGCCGGAATGGCAGGACCGGGCATGGCTCCACCGGCAGAAATGGCTGAGCTTTTCCCAGTCGGTGCAGCGCGTGCATCACCCGCAGGAGGCCGCCGACCTCGAGCCAAATGCAATCGCCCGCGCCCGGCTCGCCTATGACGAATTGCTGGCCAACCAGCTCGCCTTGAGCCTGGTGCGCCGGCAGCTCAAACGCGCCAGCGGGCGGCGGACGGCCGGAGACGGGCATCTGCGCGACAGGATCGCCGCCGCACTCCCCTACCAGCTGACCGGTGCTCAGATTTTCGCATTGTCGGAGATCCTCGCCGACATGAGCGCGGACCAGCGGATGCTGCGGTTGCTGCAGGGGGATGTGGGCTCCGGCAAGACGGCGGTTGCGCTCATGGCCTTGGCTGCCACCGTGGAAGCCGGATTTCAAGGAGCGCTCATGGCGCCGACGGAAATCCTCGCCCGGCAGCATCTGAGAACGCTGCAGCCACTGGCAGACGCAGCAGGCCTGCACCTCGCCGTGTTGACCGGACGCGATACGGGGGTCGCCCGGCGCAAGACGCTGGAGCGGCTGGAGGCCGGCGAGATCGATATTCTCATTGGCACCCACGCCTTGTTCCAAGAGGATGTGACGTTCCGGGCGCTGGGGCTCGTGGTAATCGACGAGCAGCACCGATTTGGCGTGCACCAGCGGCTGGCCCTGCAGGCCAAGGCGGGAGGCAAGGCGGACATGCTGGTGATGACCGCCACGCCCATTCCGCGCACCCTGTCGCTCACGCTTTACGGGGACATGGACGTGTCGCGGATCACGGAAAAGCCGCCGGGCCGGCAGAAGATCGACACCCGGGTGACCGCGATCGAGCGGATCGAGGAGGTGGTCGGCGGGCTGGACCGCGCCTTAGCACAGGGACAGCGCGCCTATTGGGTCTGTCCTCTGGTCGAGGAGAGCGAAGGCGAGGACGAGCGCGCTGCGGCAGAGGCGCGCTTCAAAGCCCTCGACGCACGCTTTCCGGGCCGCGTGGGGGTGGTCCATGGGCGGATGAAAGGCCCAGACAAAGATGCCGTGATGGCACGGTTCCAGGCGGGGGAGATCTCGCTGCTGGTCGCCACGACGGTGATCGAGGTCGGCGTCGACGTGCCGGAGGCGACCATCATGATCATCGAGAATGCCGAGCGCTTCGGGCTTGCCCAACTGCATCAGCTGCGGGGCCGTGTGGGGCGAGGAGACCGGCCCTCGACGTGCCTGCTGCTCTATCAGGGGCCGCTCAGCGAGACGGCCACGGCTCGACTCAAGATCATGCGCGAGACAGAGGACGGCTTTCTCATCGCCGAAGAGGATCTTCGGCTTCGTGGCGCGGGCGAGGTGCTGGGAACGCGTCAGTCAGGATTGCAGAGCTTCCGGATCGCTAACATCGAGACCCATGGGGAGCTGCTGGCGGTCGCCCGGGACGACGCCATGCTGGTCCTGTCGCGGGACCCCGACCTCATGGGCGAGCGCGGACAGGCACTGCGCACCCTGCTTTATCTGTTCGAACGCGACGAGGCGGTCCGGCTCCTTCGCGCGGGCTGA
- a CDS encoding succinate dehydrogenase assembly factor 2, whose protein sequence is MTEHSDDEMRRRRLAWRCAHRGMKEMDLIFGGFVAANMDRFSDAELSEIERLSDLSDGEMLEWFMGRADVPADYDTPLVREIMAQCFAPADYSGS, encoded by the coding sequence ATGACGGAACATTCGGACGATGAAATGCGCCGACGCAGGCTCGCCTGGCGGTGCGCCCATCGCGGAATGAAGGAGATGGACCTCATCTTCGGCGGTTTCGTTGCCGCCAATATGGATCGATTCTCCGATGCCGAGCTGAGTGAGATCGAGCGCCTGTCCGATCTTTCCGACGGCGAGATGCTGGAATGGTTCATGGGCCGTGCCGACGTGCCCGCAGACTACGACACCCCGCTGGTGCGGGAGATCATGGCCCAGTGCTTCGCGCCGGCGGATTATTCAGGCAGTTGA